The genomic segment TTTATGAAAAGAAATATAGGCAATACAATATAGAGGAAGTTGTAGATAAAGATTCAGAAGAACTTATGGTTATAACAGAAGATTTATTAAATTATCTACGATACAAAGACTCAGAATTAAGGTTAAAAGAAGAATATAGTGAAAGGGATCTTATCCATTTAGTAGATGTGGAACTTCTTTTTCAAAGAGGGTTTATATTAAAAAGGCTTTCCCTTATTATTAGTTCTATAGCAATTATTTTTTTACATATGAAAGATAAAAAATATCTTTATAATTCTTTTTTTTATTCATCAATTTTATCTTTGGGTTCCATATTAGTGTTGTTTATATTATATTTCATAGATTTTGACAAGTTATTCACATATTTTCATTTACTTTTGTTTAATAATGATTATTGGATATTAGATCCAGAAAAAGATTTTTTAATTCAAATTTTTCCCGAAGGCTTCTTTATGGATATATTTAGTAAGATAACCTTATTATTTATAGGATTTATGTCAATAATATTAATAATAAGTTATTTACTAAAGGAGAGAGAAAGGAATGGAAAAATTATTTAATAAAGATTATAAACAATTTATAAAAGATTCTAGGAGAAAGAGACAAATAAAAAATTTTTATATGAAAAAAATGAAGGATGGGAAAAGTAGAAAAGCAGTTTTTTTAGATAGTATTTTTTCTAAAATATTAATTAGTTTAATTTTGTATTTATCTTTGCTGTATTATACTAATACATAGACTTTATCTTTAATAATGAGTATTATACTTTTTGGAGTATATAATTACATTAGCTATAAAATAAAAAATAAAATATATAGTCAAAAAGTTGCGGATATAAACAAAGAAATGAGTAATAGATTAATTTCCTCAAAAATAATTAATTTAAGTAATAAAGAATTTTTAGAATATAACAAAGATATATTAGAAAGGTATTATAATACTAGTTTTCACGAAAGTAACAATAAAGATATAGATTTAATTGGAAAAATAGATGGTGATTTATACGGGGTAAAATCTATTAAAAAGGGCTTAGAACATAGTATTAGTTTAAGGGAATTAAATAACCTTATTGAAGGAATAGAAGATGGGAAAATAGATAAGGCTATTGTAATAACAAACACATACTTTACTGAGGAAGTAATAGAACTTGGAAATGAAGGTTT from the Tissierellales bacterium genome contains:
- a CDS encoding TIGR01906 family membrane protein — its product is MNRIFFVIIIIFFPIFILLQIIEISTFDLKFYEKKYRQYNIEEVVDKDSEELMVITEDLLNYLRYKDSELRLKEEYSERDLIHLVDVELLFQRGFILKRLSLIISSIAIIFLHMKDKKYLYNSFFYSSILSLGSILVLFILYFIDFDKLFTYFHLLLFNNDYWILDPEKDFLIQIFPEGFFMDIFSKITLLFIGFMSIILIISYLLKERERNGKII